The genome window ACATCTGCGTCCACCGTTCCAATCCGCGCTTGACACCGATCAACTTCTTGGAATTCATTCTCTTGGCTATCTGCAGATCTTGTGAAGTGTAGAGCATCAGGGATAAGGAGGCCCTGCCGTCCCGTCCCCCCCGCCCGACTTCCTGGTAGAAACGATCAAGGCTTTCCGGGACACAAGCATGGACTACTGCCCGAATATCTGTTTTATCGACACCAAGCCCAAATGCGGATGTGGCAACGATAACATCGAGTTCATCCTCTCGCCATTGCTCAAGAAGGTGCTCCCGCTGCTCAGATTTGGTGTTTCCGGTGAAGGAGGACAAGCGGGAGTAACCCATTTCCCGCAACGTTCTTGCCCAGTATTCCGCGTCCTCTACTTTCGTTGTATATAGAATCAAGGGTCTCGGCAAATGATTGATCGCCTCAATCAGCCGCTCCTGCTTGATCACATCGTCTGCACAACAGCTGTTCCAAAAGGAAGGCTCCGACCGAAGTCGCACCGATGCCAGTTGATGCAGCGGTTCAGGCGAAGCGAAAAGCGTTTCTAACGTGTACAGACAGGACTCCGTAACGGTTGCGGACAATAGCACGGTCGTGATCGCAGGGCATACCCGCATCAGACCGCGCCGCCACCCGGCCAGTTCTTGGAAAGAGGAGCGGAATTCATCTCCCCAAGCATCCACGATGTGCGCCTCGTCGATCACAATACGCTTAATCGATCCAGACTCCGCCGCCTGATGAAGACTCGATTGAAGAGAATTGAGCAAACTTTCAGGTGATGTAAACAGAATCCGCTGTGTGCCCAATTCAATCCGCTCACGAATCGCCCGGTTGACGGCCTCACGCCCGCTTCCTTGAAAATAAGCGGCTGGGTGACCGATAAACTCTTCAATCCGACTCCCTTGATCAATCGTCAATGCGACCGTCGGAACCACAACGACGGTCAACTCTTCCGATTCCTGATCGAGCAGTGCGGGCATGTGCGCCAACAGGCTTTTTCCCTCACTCGTTGGCAGGTTTACCAGTAGCGAACTCCCGGGAGGCATCGTCAATACGGAGCGCATGGCATCCCTTTGGGCTGTTGAACGGTACCTATGAAGATTCATCCTCCGGAGAAACGGATCTCCTCCTACACTTTGCTCTTTTCGCTTGCTTGTCGTTTGAAACAAAGGTGTATCCGGCGGGTTAAGCTGAGACCCCCGGAGCCAGTCCGGCCGCCAAGGATTCGCTTTTATTACATAACCGTCTTCAAGTTCATTGACGAGTTCCATCCCCGCTGCTTTCCATTGTTCCAAATTCGGCCATCCGAGCTGTTTCGGCACTTTCAGCATTTGGGGATGCCCTTGTTTCTCCGATTCAAAGCGCAAAGCAGACCTGACCAGGGCGGTCAGATCAAGCGGAGCAGGGCGACGATGACTTTTCCTAGCCAGAATCAATCGTCTCAAAAATAGCGATTCCACGGCACGATGATCCAATACGGATACCGATTGACTCCAAACCGCGTTTTGAAGCACGTGCAACTCATCCACGAGCGGTCACCCGATCCTTTTTCAATATTCGGCCTGACAAGACAAAGAATCCGACAGAATCCAACCGGAATCGAGGGTTGAGTATCCCTCGAATCAAAGTTTCCTGAATCTCCTGTTCCTGTTCTAAATCCGGCAGGTCCCCGTACGAAATGTCCGGGTTGAGTTCCATGACTCTGGAACGTGCAGCCAAGTTTCTTCTGAACATTTCCAAATCAGCAGTCGCCCGCCGGGCCGTCTCTTGGCAAAAACTCTGCATGGTATCGCTCATTCTCAAATGCCGTTCCGCCTGGTCGCGCGTGTGATAGCAGGTTGCCGGCCAATATTCGCTCGAAATAATTTGTTCGACAACCTCAAGCCGATCTTTGATGATGTTTGTGTCTTTCCCGCCGTATTCCCGCTCTTGGAAAGGCTTTTGCAGGTGCTCTAAGAGTTGCGGATCCTCAACAGGTCTCCCGTCCAGATCTAAGAAGATTTTCTCTAAACGCGGCGGGAAAAAGCGATCCATTTTTCTTTGCAAAGCTTTGGAGCTGTAAGGGATCGCACGCTTCTGATACACGTGCTCCGCTTCTGCAATCTCGCCTTCCACCAGAAATTCAAAACAGAAACCAGCCCATTCACTGCCTTCACGCGTATCCCAGCCCGGTACCTGCCGCCAGATCGCAAATGCCCGTCCACGGTCATCCCAGTCCAAATAGGCGGCAAGCTGCTCCAAAAAAGGATGTCCAATGCGCAAGAGCGAACCGCTTCCGCTCGCGGCCAGTTTGCGCCGAAATGTCATCGTCTCACTTGATGTGAGATGCAGTGGTGACAAATATCTGGCCGGAACTAATGTCTTATTGCGTTTGGCCTGATAGCGGAACATATCCCCTTTGGCACCTTGTGAAATTCGGGAAAAATCCAGTGTATCTACCACCCAAGAGTTAATCCCGTCTTCGATTGTTTCTTCGGTCGCCTCGTGTTCGAAAAGGGACTTGAAGAAATCGGATGCTTGTTGTTCGCGCGCGTCAATTCCATCCAACGCATACTGCTCCGATAATTTCAGCTGTTCCTCTACGATCTCGCCCGCCAACGTATCGAGCACGCGATGGAGCCCTGCTACTCCGGACAGATAGGCGGCTTTGTGCAACGCCGGCAGCTTTTCATCCACAAAAAACTGCAAAGAGGCAACAGATGTTTGGAAGATCTTGAGCCCTTTTTGAAGAACCTCATACCATCCGTAGGAAAACGAGTGAGCGTGATCCGGTCCAACAAATACATAAGACCGGAACGGCTTCGTCCTTCCGATGCGGTCCAAACGCCCGATTCGCTGCTCGAGCCGGTTCGGGGAGAACGGGACATCAAAGTGAATCAAAACGTCTGCAAATTGCAAATTGCGCCCTGCTTCAATCGAACGGTCGCATACCATGATGAGGCATTCCGCATCTTCCTGAAAAGCTGCGATGTTTTTCTCCAGCAAGTCACGTGACACCCCCCCGTGACAGCCTGTGACCGCGTGTGCCCCCATCAGCTTTTGCAGGTATTCCAGGATCTCGCGGCATACGCTGGGAAACTGTGAGAAAATCACAATTTTCTTGCCCTCTTTAGATGTGGGCGTCTGTTTGAGCAATTGATTCAAGCGAAATAGCAAAACTTCCAACCGCTCATCTTCGGACGGCTGATCCAGCGCATCGATCATGTTTTTGAGGAGCAATTCTTCTTCGGGGAAGGAGGGGGCGCTGACCAAAGCTTCACCCCCCGCAGTTCCGAGGTCTGTTTGCAGTTGGGCAGACGCTTTGCCCGTCAATCGGGCTTGCAGCACCTCTTTTAACAATCGCCAGCTGCTGCCATATGTCTCAACCATCGCCAAATAGACTTGCATCAGATCGGTGGTCTTTACGTCCGGGTCCTCCCAATTGTGCCGCTCGCTCGCCCAAGCAGATTCTCTCCAGTCCTCAAGCAGGTCGGCGACATTTTCGATCCGGACATCCATATCAAACTCTATATCTGTTTTCGAATTCGCTCTGCCGTAAGGAAACAGATCGTCGAGAACTTCTCTTCGATTTCGCAATAAGCGCCGATGCAGGCGATACGTGTTCGAGAGATGCACTCTGATCTGTTGAATCAATTCTCGAATTCGATCCGTATCTGTTGGTTCCTCCAATAAACAGCTTTCCAATTTATCCGCCAGTTCTTTTAAGATGGAATCTTCGGGAAACATTGCCTGCAATCTGGGCAATGCACGCTGAAGGACAACCGGCGGCTTGTCTTCCCGGAAGGACAGCAGGAATCGCCCTACTTCTTGCCGCTTCTCCAAACGCAATTTAAACGAATCCATGTCGTTCAAACTGTATGTCTCCGGATCGAGTAGGTGCAGCATCGCCAAAAACTCTTTCTCATTGTTGAGTACCGGTGTGGCAGACAAGAGCAGCAGCCCTGCCGTAGCCTGTGAGATTTCACGAAGCGTTTCAAACTCGGAACGCTCTTGTTCAACGTTTGAGTTTAACTTGGCAGCCAGCAGATGCGCCTCATCCACCATTACCATGCCAAAAGAAGGGGGCGAGTTCTCAAACGCCAGATGGAGCCGTTCCTGTTCGACCCAAGCCACCCGATCCTCGTAATCAGCGAAACCGAATTTGGTATCCATCTCATGCTGCCATTGGTCCAACAGAAAGCCTGGCACAACCAGTAGGACTTTATCGTGCTGAGTGTCCAGTAGATATTGGCGCAAAATTATGCCCGCTTCTATCGTCTTCCCGAGCCCAACTTCATCGGCCAGCAAATATCTTTGAATCGGGTCTTCCAAGACGCGTCGAACCACTTCTACCTGGTGGGGAAGCAGTTCGATGTTGGAAGATACTAAACCTGTCATCCCGCGTGCGGCTGCACGCTGATCCAACAGCGTGTTATAGAATCTGGAGCGATGTATATGGAAAAAGGCAGTCTCCTGCCCTTTTTCTACCAATACCTCTGTCGGGTCTTCAAGAGGGGCGTAACAACGGACATGCAAATGGCGCTCCGCTACATAACACGAGTTTTTGTCCGGAAAATC of Tumebacillus sp. BK434 contains these proteins:
- the dpdF gene encoding protein DpdF codes for the protein MDELHVLQNAVWSQSVSVLDHRAVESLFLRRLILARKSHRRPAPLDLTALVRSALRFESEKQGHPQMLKVPKQLGWPNLEQWKAAGMELVNELEDGYVIKANPWRPDWLRGSQLNPPDTPLFQTTSKRKEQSVGGDPFLRRMNLHRYRSTAQRDAMRSVLTMPPGSSLLVNLPTSEGKSLLAHMPALLDQESEELTVVVVPTVALTIDQGSRIEEFIGHPAAYFQGSGREAVNRAIRERIELGTQRILFTSPESLLNSLQSSLHQAAESGSIKRIVIDEAHIVDAWGDEFRSSFQELAGWRRGLMRVCPAITTVLLSATVTESCLYTLETLFASPEPLHQLASVRLRSEPSFWNSCCADDVIKQERLIEAINHLPRPLILYTTKVEDAEYWARTLREMGYSRLSSFTGNTKSEQREHLLEQWREDELDVIVATSAFGLGVDKTDIRAVVHACVPESLDRFYQEVGRGGRDGRASLSLMLYTSQDLQIAKRMNSKKLIGVKRGLERWTQMFRSKQEIPGAPRTYHVSTDVNPGNKGKDLDMNNMRNQAWNVRTLTLMARARLIEFDWEATPRKNSSLIRILDADHRIARYWEAHVGKYREESIRSDKRNYHLMLEVLRDRRCVSASLQDLYTISDRGVRVTPVCGGCAHCRKTGAEVSGLAPSSQLVRWDTPEQTQDSYLMTNLVGENGRLVIFYDREHRNFWKLMRWFADQGIRHFVGDADFVTELSSQTFASKKPVFSSELSRTPRRSDWPEVPTVLVHPSDPQAFHPQIQFALQGDLQCSICVFLLPKHLPDPQHPNRTYRDITMLRSYELEAFLTEVRL
- the dpdE gene encoding protein DpdE, with amino-acid sequence MGNGVRVGSFVKVKHSQLGIGKIVRVLDHHEVIVEFFHSIAQQEQQVVFGSDISRTYIEMQTKCYIFLEGENRWVTGRVKGYVDGEYEVDFPDKNSCYVAERHLHVRCYAPLEDPTEVLVEKGQETAFFHIHRSRFYNTLLDQRAAARGMTGLVSSNIELLPHQVEVVRRVLEDPIQRYLLADEVGLGKTIEAGIILRQYLLDTQHDKVLLVVPGFLLDQWQHEMDTKFGFADYEDRVAWVEQERLHLAFENSPPSFGMVMVDEAHLLAAKLNSNVEQERSEFETLREISQATAGLLLLSATPVLNNEKEFLAMLHLLDPETYSLNDMDSFKLRLEKRQEVGRFLLSFREDKPPVVLQRALPRLQAMFPEDSILKELADKLESCLLEEPTDTDRIRELIQQIRVHLSNTYRLHRRLLRNRREVLDDLFPYGRANSKTDIEFDMDVRIENVADLLEDWRESAWASERHNWEDPDVKTTDLMQVYLAMVETYGSSWRLLKEVLQARLTGKASAQLQTDLGTAGGEALVSAPSFPEEELLLKNMIDALDQPSEDERLEVLLFRLNQLLKQTPTSKEGKKIVIFSQFPSVCREILEYLQKLMGAHAVTGCHGGVSRDLLEKNIAAFQEDAECLIMVCDRSIEAGRNLQFADVLIHFDVPFSPNRLEQRIGRLDRIGRTKPFRSYVFVGPDHAHSFSYGWYEVLQKGLKIFQTSVASLQFFVDEKLPALHKAAYLSGVAGLHRVLDTLAGEIVEEQLKLSEQYALDGIDAREQQASDFFKSLFEHEATEETIEDGINSWVVDTLDFSRISQGAKGDMFRYQAKRNKTLVPARYLSPLHLTSSETMTFRRKLAASGSGSLLRIGHPFLEQLAAYLDWDDRGRAFAIWRQVPGWDTREGSEWAGFCFEFLVEGEIAEAEHVYQKRAIPYSSKALQRKMDRFFPPRLEKIFLDLDGRPVEDPQLLEHLQKPFQEREYGGKDTNIIKDRLEVVEQIISSEYWPATCYHTRDQAERHLRMSDTMQSFCQETARRATADLEMFRRNLAARSRVMELNPDISYGDLPDLEQEQEIQETLIRGILNPRFRLDSVGFFVLSGRILKKDRVTARG